From one Solanum stenotomum isolate F172 chromosome 12, ASM1918654v1, whole genome shotgun sequence genomic stretch:
- the LOC125848048 gene encoding uncharacterized protein LOC125848048 isoform X2, whose amino-acid sequence MYAQYVATLRELLEQLADERNSDGLPRVSKAKVNEYAENIEAVAAKLAVPMSDMHTPEEPVGETSSSGTPKAEESVNSASEGLRRRFGVHSNNEERSRDTIDSDQSSAAVKLDDAARTHIEKHRKLQEDLTDEMVVLARQLKESSLMMNQSIKNTEKILDSTEKAVEHSLASTGHATSRAMDVYSRSFKTTCFQWLLIFVMTLVFVMVVLLIRVT is encoded by the exons TATGTTGCCACTTTGCGGGAACTACTGGAGCAGTTGGCTGACGAGAGGAATTCTGATGGATTACCAAG GGTTTCAAAAGCCAAGGTGAATGAATATGCTGAGAACATTGAAGCTGTTGCTGCCAAGTTAGCTGTGCCCATG TCTGATATGCATACACCCGAGGAACCTGTGGGTGAGACTTCCAGCAGTGGAACTCCTAAAGCAGAAGAAAGTGTGAATTCTGCTTCTGAAGGATTGAGAAGAAGATTTGG GGTCCATTCAAACAATGAGGAGAGATCTCGAGATACCATTGATTCTGATCAATCATCAGCTGCAGTCAAACTGGATGATGCTGCACGGACACATATTGAGAAGCATAG GAAACTTCAGGAGGATTTGACTGATGAAATGGTTGTTTTGGCACGGCAGCTCAAAGAGAGCAGTCTCATGATGAATCAATCCATCAAAAATACCGAGAAA ATACTCGATTCAACTGAGAAAGCAGTTGAGCATAGCCTGGCAAGTACAGGGCATGCAACTTCCAGAGCTATGGACGTCTATTCTCGGAGTTTCAAGACTACATGCTTCCAGTGGCTTTTGATTTTTGTCATGACATTAGTCTTTGTCATGGTTGTATTACTTATTCGAGTCACTTAG